Genomic window (Kaistia defluvii):
GTCGACGAGGTCGAGCGCATGCATCTTGCCATCGGACAGCACGACCTTGCCGGCTTCCATCGGGCCACCGGACACGAAGATCGTCGGGATGTTGAGGCGCAGCGACGCCATCAGCATGCCCGGGGTGATCTTGTCGCAGTTCGAGATGCAGACCATGGCGTCGGCGCAGTGGCCGTTGACCATGTACTCGACCGAGTCGGCGATGATCTCGCGCGAAGGCAGCGAGTAGAGCATGCCGTCATGGCCCATCGCGATGCCGTCATCGACGGCGATCGTGTTGAATTCCTTGGCGACGCCGCCGGCCTTCTCGATCTCGCGCGCCACCAGCTGGCCAAGATCCTTCAGGTGGACGTGGCCGGGGACGAACTGCGTGAACGAGTTTACCACCGCGATGATCGGCTTGCCGAAATCACCGTCCTTCATGCCGGTGGCGCGCCAAAGGCCGCGCGCGCCGGCCATGTTGCGGCCGTGGGTGGTAGTACGGGAACGATAGGCGGGCATGTTGACCTCGATCTGCATCGTTTTCCCCCATATAGGGCACCGGCGATCGAGCGGAGCGTTCCGGGGGAAGTGGTAAGGGGTTTTGGTTGCACCAAAGCAACCGGGATGTCGAGAAAATTTCGCGTTTCGGACCTTGCGCGGGCATTGCCAGAGTGCCATCTCCTGCAAACGAGCGGGGTCCGGGCCCCTCTGGCGGTGCGTCGCCCACCGTGATGTCGGACCCTTAAATAGTTTGGCCCGGCGACCTGTGCTCGTGATCCATGGATATTGTTTCGTTCTTCGGGGCCGAATTTTTCGGCCAGCCGGCTGCCGTCTGGCTGCTGTTTGCCGGCATCGTCGTTTTGCTGCTGGTCCTTGACCTCGGCGTGCTCAATCGTGGTGACCACGAGATCGGCATCCGCCGCAGCCTTCTGCTCTCCAGCTTCTACATCGGCGTCGCGCTGCTGTTCGGTGCCTGGGTCTGGTACGATCTCGGCGCGGATGCCGGCATGCTCTACCTGACCGGCTTCGTCGTCGAGAAGAGCCTCGCCCTCGACAACATCTTCGTCATCTCATTGATCTTCGGCGCCTTCGCGATCCCGCGCGCCTACCAGCACCGCGTGCTGTTCTGGGGCATTCTCGGCGTGCTGGTGTTGCGCGCCGTGATGATCGGCCTCGGCGCGGCGCTGATCTCGTCCTTCGGCTGGATCCTGTACATCTTCGGCGCCTTCCTGATCCTCACCGGCATCAAGATGCTGTTTGCCGGCGACGAGCCGATGGACCTGGAGAAGAGCCGGATCCTCAAGCTGGTGCGGCGGATGATTCCCGTCTCGCCCAATCTGGATGGCCACCGCTTCTTCACCCGCGTTCAGCAGGCCGGCGGCAAGGCGCATCTGGTGGCGACGCCGCTGTTCCTGGCGCTGGTTTCGATCGAGATCGCCGACATCGTGTTCGCGGTCGACAGCGTGCCCGCCGTCTTCGCGATCACGACCGACCCCTACATCGTCTACACCTCGAACATCTTCGCCATTCTCGGCCTGCGCGCGCTTTATTTCGCGCTGGCCGCCATGGTGCACCGCTTCCACTACCTGAAATACGCGCTGGCTCTGGTGCTGGTGCTGGTCGGCGGCAAGATCTTCTGGACGCACCTGATCGGCCCGGTGAACACCTTCGTGTCGCTGGGCTCGACCATTGGCATCCTCGCCGCCGGCGTCATCCTCTCGCTGTGGAAGACGCGCAACGACGTGGAGCCGATCGCTCAGGCCGGCGAGAGCGACGTCTCGATCAAGCGCACCCAGTAGGATGCGCCGATCGGCAGGGCCTCGTCGTTGAAATCAT
Coding sequences:
- a CDS encoding TerC family protein, with translation MDIVSFFGAEFFGQPAAVWLLFAGIVVLLLVLDLGVLNRGDHEIGIRRSLLLSSFYIGVALLFGAWVWYDLGADAGMLYLTGFVVEKSLALDNIFVISLIFGAFAIPRAYQHRVLFWGILGVLVLRAVMIGLGAALISSFGWILYIFGAFLILTGIKMLFAGDEPMDLEKSRILKLVRRMIPVSPNLDGHRFFTRVQQAGGKAHLVATPLFLALVSIEIADIVFAVDSVPAVFAITTDPYIVYTSNIFAILGLRALYFALAAMVHRFHYLKYALALVLVLVGGKIFWTHLIGPVNTFVSLGSTIGILAAGVILSLWKTRNDVEPIAQAGESDVSIKRTQ